GTGATTGTGGGTGTGGGATGGGGGGTGCCCGGGCCGCTCCCGTGAGCCTGCATGTGTCTGTGCAGTGGTCCGGGTCCTCCTAGAGGAGGTTCTCGTGAACAGAAGAGGAAGCATGGCTGGGTGAGCAGTGCCACCGAGAGGGTGTTCTGTTCGGTTCCTTGGGGACAGAGGAGGCCTCCAATCACGGACGACGCTGTGTGCCGTGTGTCCCGCTGAGGTTTCCAGTGATGGGGATTCTTACTCCATTTACATATGAGAAACAGTGAttacttcagttttctctttaagCATATTTTGCTGCAAACCacttttattttgtgaaaatgtaACTTTGCGTAATTTGGTCACTTTTTTCTGTAGCcagttctttctctgtttcaggtTTCTCTACGAATCATCATCAAGAACTCTGGGAGCACTTTTGAATTCATAGCCAAGCCAACATCTTGGTCatgtaaaaacagagaaagaggacttagagaaagagagataaaCGTGCGTTTCCCTAGTGTTTTTAATGCTAACAACCCCCACAGGAGAGGAGGGTGGCATTTTTTTGAGGTGGGTGTGAGTAGGAAACTCAAAGGTTCTTACATTTTTGCCCAGCGCCTGCATAAATGATACACTTAATGTGACAGGCTCCAGGTGTCAATGGTGCAGAAACCCAcagtgcaaagaaaaaaaaacacttttctgGCAAACctggttgttttaaaaatgacttttatatataatattgcttGCAAACTATGAGTAATAAAGCAATGACAACACCTATTTGTgtacttgatttaaaaatattagtacaAGTTTTcccctgcagggacacaggctgagTTCTGGGCGCACCTGTCTTTCTACCAGGGGCAAAGGTGTAAAGCTCAGGGAGCAGCCAGGCGGCTGCGGGGAGAGGGGCCACACAGGGTGTCCTGCCGCAGCCTCCTCTCCCATCCCCGGATGTGGAGGGAGCCCTGTGGCTGTGAGTGCCAGGACACAGACCCAGTCACGCAACCCGAAGCTGAACCACCTTTTCCTTCTGAGAGCTGTCCCGGCTGATGGAAAACTGGCTTCCTGCTCCCTGGCTGCACCACCTGGACCACATCTCACCGCCCCGTTACCAGCGTCTCCACCGTCGTATCCTGACGGCCATGGCCCAGGTCAAGGCTGTCAGCACCTGCGGCCTGGGGTGCTGCTTCAGACACCCGCCAGCAGGAAGGAAAGAACTGCCAGTGTCTCAGTGCCTCTGTTTCTCTAAGAAGGTACTGAAATGGACTGTGCGCCGCAGTCTTGAGCATTTAGGGCAAGGCTTTACCGAGGGATGTCTGAGGACGGGGAGGTGGGGGTTGCTTATTTTAGCTGATTTTGAACATAAGACTATCTAAACATCTTTGCTAATTAACTAAGGCATACTTTATATtggtgattttttcttttttcttattttttttcttttttgccttttccttgtTTGATTTAGTTTCAAGAATGGGCAAGCCTCAGAAAATGAAGTCTTCTATATTCCTGGAAGAATGTGTGCAGGATGAGAAATAGTTCCGTGGATTTGTCGTAGCGTTCAACTCTAAAGTAGAGcttggtgtttgttttctttatgggaagAGGTTAATTGGATTTTAATTTACATGTAAGTTTTTAGAGTAGTCaggttttcttttatcttgtgTCAAACGTGATGGGTGAAATCATCCAATGTGtgaaaaaatataattcagtTTTTATTGGGTCAGAATAGTTGAGGCACTGCTGCAGGCGTACAgcccagagaagtccctgtgtgTGTGCCGCGCAGGCAGAGCAGATGCTCCATGGCGTGTGCGTGGGGCGCTAGGGGAGCTGGGGCTCCACGGAGGAGCAGGCTTAAAACACCCAGAACTGAACACTGTTCCTGACGCTCACATGTGTGAGGACAGCGTGTAGATAaacaaggagaagacagagacacGCTTCCAGTCTcgtccaccccacccctttcctgcCCACCCATTCGCAAAAGCTTTCCCATCTGTCATTACGCAGGAAGCAAAAGCAGGCTCTCCTGGCTAACAGGCAAGGGTCCCTGCATAGGGGTGGAGAATGGGAGTCCGCCATTCCCAGCAGGGAGGCCCTCCCTGAGATTCCCAGAATCCTCTCTGTCCTGCAGTCACATGCTCACCCTGATTCCTCTGAGCCTTGGGGTACAGCTCCTCTCCCCAGTTTGGGCTGTGCCCTGGAGTCGGGGCACTCTGTGTGGGACAGAGCCGTCACcctgggaaggggaagggaggcgTGGTGCCCTGGGGCGTGGTGGGTGACGTCCCAGTGCTGAGTGAGGGCAGCTGTGCGTAGGGCCCTGGCCTCTGCAGCAGTGGGATGGGAACCGTTTGCTCCCTGCCCTCTGGAGGGGGGATCCCTGAATGTCACAGGCAGGCAGCCGCGGGGCCGTTAGAGGCCCCTTTCCTTGGGGTCTGGCAGCCCGCTTTCCCTCCTAGGTGGACCTGGGACCATCAGATGTCCTGATCGAGTGGACACCCAGTGGGTATGCCAGCCTAGCACACCGGGCGTCCAGCCAACATGAGGGAGGACACAGGGGGTGTGGCTGAGGCAGTAGAGCCTCGGGGTCCGTGTCTGAGCCTGTCTCCCACCGGCTCCACGCCCACCATCCCAGTGGCTCACCCGCGCTGGACCATGCTTTTCAGCACAGAGAATGGGAGCCCAGCTCCCCCAATTTGAGTACTTTCTGGTCCTGGTGAGACGTCACAGATACTCTGGTCGGCCCGAGGTAATCCGGAGCCGTGACGGACAGTCAAAACCGTGAGGTCTGCCAACAGTCTGACCTGTCACCACTCAGCCACGACGGCCACAGAGCTGGTGTGCTCGCGGCTGGGCTTGGAGCCCACCTGTGTCCTCGCCGGGAGTTCCACTCTGCTGCCTCTTCAGGTGGACAGGAGGCCCCTGAAGGGACACATGGCTCAAGGGCCTTGAAGATCTCCTTGGAAGAGTCACTTCTTGACCTGTGACCAGCTGTGTGCTCACTGTGAGCTACAGGATGGCATTACGCATGACCTGGCACACTGTGGCTGCCCGCCGTACCCATCAGCAAGCGTGACAGGGATGTGCTGCGTGGTTTCCCGAGGAGAACAGCACAAAACACCAGTCCACGCAGGAGACACCCTGCCCTACCTGAAGGGCTCAGGGAGCAAGCTGTGCACCCAGTGGACAGATCCAGGTGTCTCTGTGCCTTGCACAGCACTGACATGGTctcacacagatgcacacatacATGCTCCCGTGTGCACGCCCGTGTGTCGGCCTATCGTGACCACGTTCCGGCCAGCACTCCAGGAAGGGCGGTGCACAGCCCTCCTGCCCGTTATTCCAGGCTGCCTCTGGGACGGCCCTGTTATTCCCACGTGAGCTTTCCTTTCCGCCCTCCTCCCTCACGCCCCGCTTCTCTCCCGTAGCATCCTCTGTCCCGCAGAGCTCAGCCGCGTGGCAGGCGAGGCAGAGCCCAGCACGGTCTGCTCTGCCCAGAACAGGGCGCCTTCTCGCGGGCTTTGGGCTTCTCCCCGTGCCCTGTTACCACCGTTTCCTTGTGGCCCCTCCTGTGCCGCTGGTCTcccactttccctctctgggttGTGTCCCTCTGACTGAGCTGTGACTGTCAGAGTCCTGGAGCTGGGCCCCGGGGCCGAAGCAGGACCTGGTTCCGGAAACCACCTTCAGCAGCAGCCAGGCAAACGGAAAGAACGGGCCCTCTCGGCTCTTCCTGGAGCCCCGGGTAACAGTGCCAGGGAAGGAGGCGCCACAGCCCGGGGGCAGCAGCCCTGCAGGGCGCGGGCGCAGGAGGGGCCCGCTGTAAATGCCCGCGGGTGTGCCCGTCAGGCAGGCATCCGGCAACAGCGTCCCGCATCTGCGCGAGGTGGAGGTAGGCCTTTTGGTATCAAGGGTGTTGCTGGACAGTTTCACGCCCGTCCTCGTGCTTCTGAACCACTGAAGAGCCTGTCATGAGTGAGCTCTGCGTTCCGGGCACCCTGgtctccttctctgtcttcctgttgTTTCTCCCAGCAAGTATACCGCCAGTCAGAGGACAGATGTGCCCACCTGCCTGCGGCCTTCACTGGGGTGGCTCGTGCCCGGAGCCACGTGTGGGCTCAGCCCCGCGAGCTTCCCCTGCGGTTGGCGGGGTGCTCGTGACCCTCCTGGAGCCTTTCTCCGATGAGTCTGGGGTGCGGCATCTCAGGTGGGCCACGCCAGGAGGCTCGCAGGCTTTGCGCGGAGAGCAGCGTGGTGCCGACGCGGGTCCGGCTGCGGAGAGGGACGCGGGCAGCACGCCGTGCGCTTCCCCAGCCCTGGGCGCCCTTTGTGGGACGCGGCAGGAGGAGCAGCCGCGCTGTGGGGCCACCAGGGCGGTGGCGGCTGTGCATCCTGGGGTGACGATGTCCCCCCCCAGGGGGCATAGCGCTTTCTCTGGGCGGTGGTCCTCCGGGCCGTTGGGTCAAAGAGAAGATGGAACTTCCCGCTCACCCGCCTGCTAGGCCGGGAGACGCAGGAGGCGCCGCTTTCTTGGGCGCAGGCGCGGAGGGTgccgcgcggggcgggggcgggggcgggggtcctGCGAGCCGCGGGGCGGCGCTCAGTCCCACCTGGAGGGCGGCCGGCCGAGCGGCCACCCCCAACCTCGGGGTCTGCACAGCGCAGCCTCGTCCGGGGGCGGAGGCGGCAGGAGGCCTGCGCGGGCGGGGGCCAGGCAGGACCAGGGAGCGGCGCGGGCAGGCGCGGCGGAGCTCGAGGGCAGGGGAGGCGGGGGCCGGACCCGGAAGCAGGCGAGGGGAGCCTGCGGGGGTCGGGccagggtggggtgtgggggacaCGCCAGAGTCCCGCCTCGCACCACCCGCGCTCCCCGCTCCACCCCCGCTCCCCGCTCACACACAGGCCGCGTCCCCTGAAGGACCCCCGCGCTGCGCCCGGGGAGGAGCACGGGTCCCCGGCGCCCCTCGCCGGACCCTCGGACAGTGGGCAGGGGAGGGCGGGCTACAGGGCGGAGGGGAGGGCCCCCGGCTGACCCCTCCTCCGGGCGGGGTCCCCACTGTGGAATCCCGACCCCGCGGACGGGCGTCCCCGCTGCCCCCCACGGCCTCTCCTCCCAGACGgaggggcccccgcccccgcccccgccagccccgcacggccgccgccgcctcctcccgagccccggcCCCTTTCCCGGGAGGCCGGCGCTGCGCGCTGCAGGGGCGCTCCCGGCTccgggggcgggcgcgggggggCCGGGCGGGCTCGGCGGCTCGCGGGCAGCCGGAGGCTCGGGGCAGGCACGGCGGCTGGGCGGCCCGGGGAGGCCGCACCTCGGCCCGCGGACCCTCCCtgcgcgcggggcggggggggcgtgGCCGCGGGCGGACGCGCGGCGTGTCGGGGCGGGGCAtggcgcgggcggggcggggccgggcgcggcgggggcggggcaggggcggggccggcggcgcTGTCCGGTGCTGAAGCCGCGGCAGCGCCGGGAGCGCGGGGAGGAGCGGCCGCCATGGACTGAGCGCCGCCGACATGGGGCCGCCGCTCgcgctcctgctgctgctgctgctgctgctgctgccgcgcgccccgcccgccgcccctgcgcccgcgccccgcgcccgcccgcccccggGGCTGCTcggtgagtgggggtgggggtcgcggcgggggaggggcgccTTGTGGCCgggagcgggggaggggcgcccggctgGGGAGGCGCagcggcgggggaggggcgcccggccgagcggggggcggggggcgcgcggcGCGGGGGTCGCCCGGGCCCTGCGTctgcggcgggcggcggcggcgcgctcTGCGTGGGCGCCCCCCGCGTGTTCGCGCCGCggccgggcgccgggggtgggggcggggggcgccgggGCCTTCGCTCTCCCGCCCGGCCTCCTCCCCGCGCCTTGGCCGCGCGGACGCTTTCCTCGCGCGGCGGGAGGGGAGGCGCCGTGGGGAGCGGCCCCGGGTCGCCTTCCTCCAGGCGTGGCCTCCCCCCGCCCTGcggacacccccctcccccggaCGCCCGGGCCCGCCGCCCCCCGCGCTCCGCGGTCCGTGCAGGCGGGTCCCCGGGAATAAAGGGCGCTGCAGCGCTGCGCTCCGGCGCGGAGGGGCCTCGCCGGGCCGCCCGCCGTCGCCCTCCGGGCCCCGTGGGCCGCGCTGCCCCGAGGGAGCCGAGGCTGCGGGCCGCCGTGGGCGGGCGGACGCCCGGAGTCGGGGCCACGCGGCCGCGTGCGCCGGGCCCTCCCTCGCTTTCTGGTCTGCACGCGCGCCCCTGGCCTGCTGCGCGGCGAGCTGGCATCCGGGTGGGGTCCGCGTCCGCCGGGGTGgggcctgccccccgccccccgcatcGTGGGGTCCCGTTGTCAGAGCCACTGCCGCCCGGGGGCCGCTCCGCGCTCGGGAGCCTTGCCGGGCGAGCCCTGCCGGGGGAGGCCGGGGGGCCTGGCTCCTCTGCCTTGACCTCCGGGACCCTGCCCCAGATTGGCCGCAGAGGCTGGGCCGTGCGCTGGTTTGCTCTTGCCGGGCTGTTCCCTCCTTCATCTGGACGGAACCGCCACATCACCTCCTGCGAAGGCTGTTTGCTCAGCGCGCCAGACGCCACCCTCCACGTGCACACGGGCAGGCAGGACCGGGGTCAGCTGACGCTGGCCGCTCAGGGTTCCAGGGAGGGCAGCTTCCgtggggtgagggggaggctGGTCCTCCACTGCTCCCTTTCCGTTGCAATTGCCAGTTCCTAGCATTTTCCAGGAATCatagagagaggaggaaggggggcGTGGCTtagggagggagcagagaaaaCCCAAAGATGGTGGGTCCTGTGTGGAGAGAAGAGAGTCGCTGAGCTGCCCGGGACAGCCCTGCCACTGCAGCACTGGAGTTCTGGGCACAAGCGAAGTTGAACCATTTCATTGACAAGGGGTGCCTGATTCCCGTCGTGTGCACGGTGTGCCCCCAGGGAGCCTCCTGGACGCAGCCTTGATGCGGGACAGTATTAGGGGCCCAGGCATTGTTAGAACTGTTTCAGGGACTCCAGGTGACAGACTTAACCTGCTGTACCCCAGGACGACTGGACGCTGCCATGGCAGTGAATAGGTAGTGAGATGGAAGCGTGGTCTTCCCATCTGGGGCCCCAGCCTGGGGTTGTGTGTagctgtgtgtgcctgtgcatgCCCCCAGGTGTCCTGTTCACCCAGCCCTCGGGCCCTGCACCACCCTCACCTGCAGGATGCGGGGACACAGGCTCCGGAAAGTGCACGGCAGCCGTGGTCACCCACGCGAGGCGTGTGCTGCCACGTTTCTCTTTCTCAGCCACCTGGGTCTCGTTTGACGATGGTCACACCAGCTACAGTGTTGCAAATAAAGAGGGACAAGGAGAGATGCACCCAGACCTCAGATCCTACCCCAGCCACGTCGCTTGTACCTGTTTAATTAGCTGGTAACGCTCAACTTCAGGATAAAGCCTGCAGAGCACGTGGCTCGAGGAGATGCGTGTTTCTGCTCCTCACTCGCGTCATAACGTTGTAGATGAGAATGAGGGGTCAAGTGTTACCAAGCGCTGACACCACTTCTTTTTGCACAGGATGCCTTGCCTTGAGCGAGGGGCCTCCTCACATTTAGACAGTGAAGGAGCTCTTGTTGAAGCCCTGGGTTGACAAAAACTACCATGTCTGAGTTTCATTTCGTTTCTGCAAGCCACATGCCACGGTGAGACCTTATTTCCACAGCCACTGTTGGCAGTGTCTCAGTGGCAGCGGATGTCCCACCGCTCCCTTTCTTCAAGGATACCCTGTCCCCTTAATCACTTCAGCTCCCTGACATCTCACCACCCATTTTGCCCCGATCTTTCTGGCTCAGAAGGCCCCCTGATGGCACATAGGGTCCCGTTATTTGTGATGCTGTTATCAGGGCGGAGTGGGGCAGGGATGAGGCACCTCTTCTTGGTGGTGGGGCGCACCGTTGCTTGTAGCCAGAGCATCGTTGCTGAGGGGGCGGCGCTGCCCTGGGCAGCTTAGCGATTCCCCTCACAGCAGCCCGTCTTTgggttttccttctccctccctctgccgcTCCCTTTGATTTCAGGACGTCCTTTGGTCCAGTTACTCGGTGCTTTTTCCCTAAGATTGGTGTGGGCAAGAGCCTTTTGTCTTTGAGCCGTTCTTCCGTTTCAGGGAGGCCCGTCTGTGCGCCTGCTCCGGCAGCCCCCATGTTTCAGGGCGGTCGTGTGAAAGATCCTCCTGCGTGCTGAAGAAAAATGGTTTCATTTCCCAAAGGACTGGGTCAACCTTCCGTGCGGATGTTGCGTGGAGAACCTAAAGTCAGACCGAGCCAGTGCACCTGGCTTTAACGATGGGCGCctgcttgtttttctcctttgtttttgccTCTCGATTTGCGCACACATATTTCCCCTTCAGCAGGGAGCCCACATGGAGCTGAGGAGAGAGCCGCCAGGGCAGGAGTCGGCTTGCTTTGTCACCTAGATGCcatgatgtttatttttaagtcaAAGCATCCTTCCTGCCGCAAAAGCACAGCTTCGTCTTTGCTTCTTGGGGTCCAGAGCTGCTGATTTTGTTGGCCTTCCGGCGATGAgcagcccgccccgcccccagagcGAGAGccctgctgccttctctctggCCGGGAGCCTTTCTCTGCCTGTCcttgcctcctcctcctgctctggcTCCTGCGGCCTCGGGTGCTGACGGATGTCCCCGTGCAGGAGGATCGGGGTACAAGGAAAACCCCAGGCTGCCGGGAAAGGGAGGTGCCAGACGGTGGGCTCACCCACAAATGCAGAGGCGTTGGGGGGGACTGTGGGGTGGCTGTCTCGGGAGTCCAGAGACGGCAGTGAAATGTCAGGCTCGGGAGGAACGTGTAGGGAAGGAAGAGGTTGTTAGAGGGCTTGCTCTCTGCGCTAAGCTCAGCTGTGCACCTCAGCATCTTGCATCTCTTCTTGTAAAGGCTCATCTGCTTTCGTACCTGGTTGCCAAGCTCACCCTCAGTAGCACCCACCGAGCAGGTGCAGGCGGTGTGCTAAATTGGTAGCCGTCTGCTCTCTGCTTTCCGCGGTGCTGGTGCTGGTCCCCACTGATAATTTCCGCGTGCCATGAAATGTGCAGACGTGCGGGATCCCTGGTTTCCCGTGAAGGAGGGCGGTGGCAGCGCGGTGAACTTGCGGCTCATGCGGGGTTGAACCCGAGGCGCGTCACCCCAGGGCATGTGTTTGATGAACCCTGTGGCAATCGTTGGTTCTTTTACATGATAATAATTTATGCgttctgaaaataatttatttcgtTCTGTGTTTTACATGCAGTATTACCTAACTTGCGAACGCAGGTATTCACCCACTTTTCTTAGGATGTTTGAAAGTTAGGAATATCGGGTGAGGAGGTGGAGTGCAGTATGGAAAGATGGGGCCGGCTGAGCTGTCATTACACAGTCTCCTTAAGAAGGGTTTCCATTACCGTGACCTCTTGGAGCGTTACCTCAGAATTTCAAGATTTTTTATGGAAGGGTGTTTGTAGCCAAATGTGTCCCAAACTAAGAAGAATCGTCTGACTTTGGGTGGTGTTTATTTAAGATATGCCTGGTCATGTGCAAATATTGCTGGTTGAAGGATTCTTTATGTGTGGAGGGGAAAAAAGCTTAAGAAGTGAACAAAAAGGGTTTTCATCTAGATGTATCCCAGGAGACACAGGCCGGGGGAAGCTGGAGGCTCAGCTAACTAAGAACCTGCCTTATCTCTCTTGACAAGGTGTTCCACTTCCGGAGAGAGCAAACAGTTGCGTTCATGGCCGATAACCCTCTGGCGCCACGTAAAAGCACCTGGCAGCTGTTTTCACGTTAGTCTAAGTTGACCTTCGTAAGTGTAGACCCAGCTGGACTTATTTTTCACGTCTTGGTTGATAGGAGGCCAGAAAACCGGAGAAGCAGAGAACAGTCAATGCACTTTCCTGCTGGCTGGAAACAGAGTTTGTGGAAGGAAgaaggacatttttttcttttaactcggGCTTTCTCTAACAGCTTGGCCACAGTCACTATTTAAGTATCTAGGGCGGGAAGCGAAAAGAGGTGCGGTTCTCCAGGAAACACTTAAGTTCACATATGAagtaacatttttgtttgttagtaGGCTTCCGAGCTGATATGTGGGTGACTCCCACATTAGTCTAAGAAGCTGAACTTTGGACCAGAGGTGCTGCCAGGGAGACAGCAGGGCCCACCTGTCTTCAGCACGGCCTCCGGGTGTGATGTGAAGACAGAAGGAAGCCGTTGGGTTTTGCGATGATCACTTGGTGTGAACGCTGCTGTGTGGAGGTGGACGAGAGGGCGtttgggttccttttttttttttaatctgttcccTCCAGTCGTATTGACTGTGATTCAGAAAATGCAAGGACATGCTCTCTCCACCTGTGTGACTAGCAGTGGGTGCCACGAGGGCGGTCCAAAGCCATGATGGGCTGGAGGCGGTGAGCTAATAGTTATAGAACAGATTGGGGcgatttctctttttaatgtaattaaaaattatcaCCGTGAAATTGAGTTTCTCCTTTGGTATATGGTTCTACGTACAGATTCCAGTGACGGGTGGTGGAACCGCTCCGCGGCCCGACCCTGCCCTCCCTCTGCAGTCGCAGCCTGCCTGTCCCCTGAGCCCTGGCAGCCCCGCAGCGCTCTGCCTGTGGCTGCACGTGCGCCCCGGGACAGCTTTGATAGTTAAGCGTGTCTGTCTCCGTTTCACAGACGGGAAGACGGAGGCTCGGAGTGGCTGAGGAGCACGCTGTAGGACACCCAGTGCTGGGGCTGGCGCCTGGGCCTCGGCCTTTTCCGGCAGGTGACCCCAGGGTGGGCCAGGGACAGCTCTGTAGGGTGCAGGTCCCAGCAGGAGGTTCTACGTGCTGTTAGAACGTGTCCCTCCGGTTCCCCAAGAACAAGGATGtctgctggggggctggggggggctgTTGATTTTCCAAGTTGGGGTTTGTTCTGGGTGTCAGCTTCAATTATTTGGTTAGCTTTTCTGAGGGAATTTTGATGTTTGGAAATGGATGACTTGTTTTAGGACACCTCTAGCCTTCCCAAGATGGCAGGAGAGCAAGTGCCACCGTGGTCATCACAGATGGATGTGCCCTTAAATTCTGTTCAGAGTGCCTCTGTGCTtccatcagatttttaaaatgtagtaataCGAACACCAAAGAAGCTAGCTCTCATTTGAGACTTGTCACAATGAGCAGTCTACTTCCAAGTGAGGGGTGAAGGAGGGATTACTTTCATAAGAAGAGTGTAAGAGAAGGTTCCACCTCAGCTTGACGCCGGGAGCGGCAGACAGGCAAGCGACGGGGCCTTCTGGTCCCTCCCTGCTCTCGCCTCCGCTCTGCTGGCAGGTGAGAGAGCAAAGCTTCCCTCGTGTGCCCTGGGCCGTCTGGGCCGCCGTGTGGTTCTGAAAGCCCGTTTTGCAGTGTCCTGCGTACAGTGCTGGGATGTGTCTGGAAGTTTGTTTGGTGGAGGAATTTTCGGAAGGAAGGCTGACCTGGTTTCCAGAGGGCAGAGAACTTTACATGAATGCACGTCAGTTCTGACTCCAACAGCGAAATACAGTCAACGTGTACATGGACAGAGCAGCCACTAAACTTGGCCCTGGGAGGCTGATGCTTTTTCCATCTGGGGCTGTGGCTGGAATCCAGCTCAGAGCAGTAATTAACCTCAGGGACGGCTTGAAGCCCGTTCAGCGCCATGTGTGTTCTCCGCCGCGGCTGGTATGTTGCCGGCAGCAGCCGAGGCAGCCCAGCGCAGGGAAGCGGCTTCTCTACGGGCGGGCACGGGAGCCAGG
The window above is part of the Hippopotamus amphibius kiboko isolate mHipAmp2 chromosome 4, mHipAmp2.hap2, whole genome shotgun sequence genome. Proteins encoded here:
- the LOC130851143 gene encoding proline-rich protein 2-like, which gives rise to MWRFRPDEGGNSPARANQRTAQPLRPIWGRVPEVKAEEPGPPASPGRARPARLPSAERPPGGSGSDNGTPRCGGRGAGPTPADADPTRMPARRAAGQGRACRPESEGGPGARGRVAPTPGVRPPTAARSLGSLGAARPTGPGGRRRAARRGPSAPERSAAAPFIPGDPPARTAERGGRRARASGGGGCPQGGGRPRLEEGDPGPLPTAPPLPPREESVRAAKARGGGRAGERRPRRPPPPPPAPGRGANTRGAPTQSAPPPPAADAGPGRPPRRAPPAPRSAGRPSPAAAPPQPGAPPPLPATRLPSPASGSGPRLPCPRAPPRLPAPLPGPAWPPPAQASCRLRPRTRLRCADPEVGGGRSAGRPPGGTERRPAARRTPAPAPAPRGTLRACAQESGASCVSRPSRRVSGKFHLLFDPTARRTTAQRKRYAPWGGTSSPQDAQPPPPWWPHSAAAPPAASHKGRPGLGKRTACCPRPSPQPDPRRHHAALRAKPASLLAWPT